A part of Nocardioides sp. WS12 genomic DNA contains:
- a CDS encoding YaeQ family protein — MATGSMIHTFTVQWADMDRGVYEDFTLRVARHPSETDAYMLTRLLAYCMEYEEGIAFSEGISSTQEPPVFVRDLTGQITAWIEVGAPDAERLHHGSKLADRVAVYTHRDPARLMTTWSGKRIHRAQDVVVRSFDPGFIDAAVAAIERRNVVTLSLTESELYLDLNQTTLQSTVHEHRIE; from the coding sequence ATGGCTACCGGCTCGATGATCCACACCTTCACCGTGCAATGGGCCGACATGGATCGCGGCGTCTACGAGGACTTCACCCTGCGCGTGGCGCGGCACCCGTCCGAGACCGACGCGTACATGCTCACGCGGCTGCTGGCCTACTGCATGGAGTACGAGGAAGGCATCGCGTTCAGCGAGGGCATCTCCTCGACCCAGGAGCCGCCCGTCTTCGTCCGCGATCTCACCGGCCAGATCACCGCGTGGATCGAGGTCGGCGCGCCGGATGCCGAGCGCCTGCACCACGGCAGCAAGCTGGCGGATCGGGTCGCGGTCTACACGCACCGAGACCCGGCCAGGCTGATGACCACGTGGTCCGGGAAGCGCATCCATCGCGCCCAGGACGTCGTCGTACGCAGCTTCGACCCGGGCTTCATCGACGCAGCGGTCGCTGCGATCGAACGCCGCAACGTGGTCACGCTGTCCCTCACGGAGAGCGAGCTGTACCTCGATCTGAACCAGACGACGCTGCAGTCGACGGTCCACGAGCACCGGATCGAGTGA
- a CDS encoding DNA polymerase III subunit gamma and tau: MDSPLALYRRYRPETFAEVIGQEHVTEPLRAALAANRVNHAYLFSGPRGCGKTTSARILARALNCELAPIADPCGECDSCRDLARGGPGSIDVIEIDAASHGGVDDARDLREKAFFAPVRSRYKVYIIDEAHMVTTQGFNALLKLVEEPPPHLRFIFATTEPEKVIPTIRSRTHHYPFRLIPPRLLSSYLTELCEAEGVTIQPAALPLVVRAGAGSARDTLSVLDQLLGGAGDAGVTYELASGLLGYTPDTLLDDVVSSFAAGDGAAVFGVVDKVIETGQDPRRFTEDLLRRLRDLVIISAVPDAAASGLIDVSGDQGDRLVAQATSFGRGELTRAADLVATGLTDMRGATAPRLLLELICARILLPAADHSTEGVLARLDRLERRASISGTTSAESAPAAAPAAAPAQDRPAPSRAERAAPERSEEPAAPQRPAMAAPAPAEPAPAPVVEPVETPEPTPVAVVVPEPEPVREPVAPEPVAYVPEPPAPATPAAPAAEGAILTLVDIRRLWPSVIDRVKSVKRVTWIHLTQNSQVVGFNNAVLSLGFQSDGPRKSFESGGHAEIVQQAVIDEIGANVRIEAIIDPAADPSANTPAAPSAPAAPAPAPAAAPAAPAAPQAAPPAQNQPADDAPPWAVEGDAAPAEEPVSRRPRMADIQAEVEAPKQDPDAAVAFDDAEVDEESSAELLARELGARVIEEIPRA, from the coding sequence GTGGACTCCCCGCTCGCGCTCTACCGCCGCTACCGGCCCGAGACCTTCGCCGAGGTGATCGGGCAGGAACACGTGACCGAGCCGTTGCGCGCGGCCCTTGCGGCCAACCGGGTCAACCACGCCTATCTGTTCTCCGGTCCGCGGGGTTGTGGCAAGACCACGAGCGCCCGGATCCTGGCGCGGGCGCTGAACTGCGAGCTGGCGCCGATCGCCGATCCGTGCGGCGAGTGCGACAGCTGTCGTGACCTGGCCCGGGGCGGCCCCGGGTCGATCGACGTGATCGAGATCGACGCGGCGTCCCACGGTGGTGTCGACGACGCCCGGGACCTGCGCGAGAAGGCGTTCTTCGCGCCCGTGCGCAGCCGCTACAAGGTCTACATCATCGACGAGGCCCACATGGTGACCACGCAGGGCTTCAACGCCCTGCTCAAGCTGGTCGAGGAGCCCCCGCCCCACCTGCGCTTCATCTTCGCCACGACCGAGCCGGAGAAGGTCATCCCGACCATCCGCTCGCGGACCCACCACTACCCGTTCCGGCTGATCCCGCCGCGATTGCTGTCGTCGTACCTCACCGAGTTGTGCGAGGCCGAGGGCGTGACGATCCAGCCGGCGGCCCTGCCGCTGGTGGTCCGCGCCGGTGCCGGGTCGGCGCGCGACACCCTCTCGGTGCTCGACCAGTTGCTGGGTGGCGCGGGCGACGCCGGCGTCACCTACGAGCTCGCCAGTGGGCTGCTCGGCTACACGCCCGACACGTTGCTCGATGACGTCGTGTCGTCGTTCGCGGCCGGCGACGGCGCCGCCGTCTTCGGCGTGGTCGACAAGGTCATCGAGACGGGCCAGGACCCGCGTCGCTTCACCGAGGACCTGCTGCGCCGCCTGCGCGACCTCGTGATCATCTCGGCGGTGCCCGACGCGGCGGCCTCCGGTCTGATCGACGTCTCCGGCGACCAGGGTGACCGCCTGGTGGCCCAGGCCACCTCGTTCGGGCGGGGCGAGCTGACCCGGGCTGCTGACCTGGTCGCGACCGGCCTCACCGACATGCGCGGCGCCACCGCGCCCCGGCTGCTGCTCGAGCTGATCTGTGCCCGGATCCTGCTGCCCGCGGCCGACCACAGCACCGAGGGCGTCCTGGCCCGCCTGGACCGCCTCGAGCGCCGCGCCTCCATCAGCGGTACGACGTCCGCCGAGTCTGCTCCGGCCGCAGCCCCTGCGGCCGCGCCGGCGCAGGACCGCCCCGCGCCGTCGCGCGCCGAGCGGGCTGCTCCGGAGCGTTCGGAGGAGCCGGCCGCGCCCCAGCGCCCGGCGATGGCTGCCCCTGCACCCGCCGAGCCGGCCCCAGCGCCGGTGGTCGAGCCTGTCGAGACCCCCGAGCCCACGCCGGTCGCGGTCGTCGTACCCGAGCCCGAGCCGGTGCGCGAGCCCGTCGCCCCCGAGCCCGTCGCGTACGTCCCGGAGCCGCCGGCTCCGGCGACGCCCGCCGCCCCGGCCGCCGAGGGCGCCATCCTCACCCTCGTCGACATCCGCCGGCTCTGGCCCTCGGTGATCGACCGGGTCAAGAGCGTCAAGCGGGTCACCTGGATCCACCTGACGCAGAACTCGCAGGTCGTCGGCTTCAACAACGCCGTGCTCAGCCTCGGCTTCCAGTCCGACGGCCCGCGCAAGTCCTTCGAGTCCGGCGGCCACGCCGAGATCGTGCAGCAGGCGGTGATCGACGAGATCGGCGCGAACGTGCGGATCGAAGCGATCATCGACCCGGCGGCCGACCCGAGCGCGAACACCCCGGCCGCGCCGTCGGCGCCGGCGGCACCCGCCCCGGCCCCTGCGGCCGCCCCGGCGGCGCCCGCCGCCCCCCAGGCCGCCCCGCCCGCGCAGAACCAGCCTGCCGACGACGCTCCGCCCTGGGCTGTCGAGGGCGATGCGGCGCCCGCCGAGGAGCCGGTCTCCCGGCGTCCCCGGATGGCCGACATCCAGGCCGAGGTCGAAGCGCCGAAGCAGGATCCCGACGCCGCGGTCGCGTTCGACGACGCCGAGGTCGACGAGGAGTCCAGTGCCGAACTGCTGGCCCGCGAGCTCGGCGCCCGTGTCATCGAAGAGATCCCGCGCGCCTGA
- a CDS encoding YbaB/EbfC family nucleoid-associated protein, producing the protein MSQNPFDALTGGGDLAGALGGLDLGALLQQAQQMQEDLQSAQERLADTSVEGSVAGGVVTVTVSGVGELTAVNITPEALDGTDAAALADLGDLIVAAFRDARTKVDELASDTLGPLAGGLPGAGEPGTPGQLGF; encoded by the coding sequence ATGAGCCAGAACCCGTTCGACGCACTCACCGGTGGCGGCGACCTCGCCGGTGCCCTGGGCGGCCTGGACCTCGGCGCCCTGCTCCAGCAGGCCCAGCAGATGCAGGAAGACCTCCAGTCCGCGCAGGAGCGTCTGGCCGACACGAGCGTTGAGGGTTCGGTCGCCGGCGGCGTCGTCACGGTCACCGTGTCCGGCGTCGGTGAGCTGACCGCCGTGAACATCACCCCCGAAGCGCTCGACGGCACCGACGCCGCGGCCCTGGCCGATCTCGGCGACCTGATCGTCGCCGCGTTCCGCGATGCCCGGACCAAGGTCGACGAGCTGGCCAGCGACACCCTCGGCCCGCTGGCCGGCGGACTCCCCGGCGCGGGCGAGCCCGGCACGCCGGGCCAGCTCGGATTCTGA
- the recR gene encoding recombination mediator RecR: MYEGVVQDLIDELGRLPGVGPKSAQRIAFHLLQADPADVRRLADVLIEVKAKVKFCSVCFNVAEDDQCRICRDARRDPSILCVVEEYKDVVAIERTREFRGRYHVLGGAISPIDGIGPEQLHIRELLTRLADQTVTEVILATDPNLEGEATATYLTRMLGPLGLRVTRLASGLPVGGDLEYADEVTLGRAFVGRQTAT, translated from the coding sequence TTGTACGAAGGCGTTGTTCAGGACCTCATCGACGAGCTCGGGCGGTTGCCCGGGGTCGGTCCGAAGAGCGCCCAGCGGATCGCGTTCCACCTGTTGCAGGCCGATCCCGCCGACGTACGCCGCCTCGCGGACGTGCTCATCGAGGTCAAGGCGAAGGTCAAATTCTGCAGCGTCTGCTTCAACGTCGCCGAGGACGACCAGTGCCGGATCTGTCGGGACGCTCGTCGCGATCCCTCGATCCTGTGCGTGGTCGAGGAGTACAAGGACGTCGTGGCGATCGAGCGGACCCGGGAGTTCCGGGGCCGCTATCACGTCCTGGGAGGCGCGATCTCGCCGATCGACGGCATCGGTCCGGAGCAGTTGCACATCCGCGAACTGCTCACGCGCCTCGCGGACCAGACGGTCACCGAGGTGATCCTCGCAACTGATCCGAACCTCGAGGGTGAGGCGACTGCGACCTACCTCACCAGAATGCTCGGGCCGTTGGGGTTGCGCGTGACACGTTTGGCGAGTGGACTTCCGGTGGGAGGAGACTTGGAGTACGCCGATGAGGTCACCCTGGGTCGGGCATTCGTGGGAAGGCAGACAGCAACATGA
- a CDS encoding DUF5063 domain-containing protein, with amino-acid sequence MSNNTNATGAASEKLPGLAALEALIAVETETVRLADDIAASVRSFLDGLRVVAAEATGGQAVSLLLLQISQIALTGARLGVHRDFAPRDEFQPDDGPDPDLDELRLQLAGLLGDLDTYSYVFDPYQPEMVEGLLSDDLTSIAADLEVGVRHYDVGDVEEALWWWQFSYVSAWGALAGASMKALLSVVAHDRLDVDLDRTQELELVQVAAAVLGD; translated from the coding sequence ATGAGTAACAACACCAACGCCACTGGGGCGGCGAGCGAGAAGCTCCCCGGACTGGCTGCGCTCGAGGCGCTGATTGCCGTCGAGACGGAGACCGTGCGGCTGGCCGACGACATCGCGGCCTCGGTCCGGTCGTTCCTCGACGGGCTGCGGGTGGTCGCAGCCGAGGCCACGGGGGGACAGGCGGTGTCCCTGCTGCTGCTCCAGATCAGCCAGATTGCCCTCACCGGCGCCCGACTGGGGGTGCACCGGGACTTCGCCCCGCGCGACGAGTTCCAGCCCGATGACGGCCCCGACCCCGATCTCGACGAGCTCCGGCTCCAGTTGGCGGGCCTGCTCGGCGACCTCGACACCTACAGCTACGTGTTCGACCCCTACCAGCCCGAGATGGTCGAGGGCCTGCTCTCCGACGACCTGACGAGCATCGCGGCGGACCTCGAGGTGGGCGTGCGCCACTACGACGTCGGCGACGTCGAGGAGGCCCTCTGGTGGTGGCAGTTCTCGTACGTCTCGGCGTGGGGAGCCCTCGCTGGCGCGTCCATGAAGGCGCTGCTGTCCGTGGTCGCCCACGACCGGCTCGACGTCGACCTCGACCGCACCCAGGAGCTCGAACTGGTCCAGGTCGCCGCCGCAGTGCTGGGCGACTGA